A part of Halictus rubicundus isolate RS-2024b chromosome 4, iyHalRubi1_principal, whole genome shotgun sequence genomic DNA contains:
- the Fid gene encoding class I SAM-dependent methyltransferase fire dancer isoform X1 translates to MSESEGEHVARSVALEQAYVHEVYEQCAEKTVQSRHWPRIYQFLEELEPGALVCDIGCGNGKYLSVNHSIFKVGVDRCKRFTDIAREKENEVLICDNLALPFRDGSFDAVLSIAVVHHFATTERRVHALKELARVLRIGGRLVISVWAMEQRHRKFQSQDVLVPWPKAYCANSKNKSKYSGTLNVSDVHATHNAQKDSQRKCKSKGYWIDPIFSPSPSTSSLSSPNETCYSFFRRALQKLAGGRRGSGNRPWFLESWQNGGGKNRKDYEQEEPPDVDELPIELRRVEDVNVSLTKQPDSLSIKSKSLGDILEIQRLEDLVRSRSSIPGLCSMLTSDLNLDGESRTSSSMSGSKPRLVKQKSHLEDAGLENPVNTAIRELNKDIPDSQVTPSHSKRGSILKQSSMNEELMSTERMEEKERVKRNIMKQASLNEDLIYKGNTFEALRESLYSGNASKRFQRLTDKIKQSTNIEVSGISIKNGFVKILQGWKSSESETSPAADTQDDSKTKANDKAQPAATVKKEVEGIERRLSREDGSDSSKDSSLQSDTSVDSEDSFASVIFVPKQDVAPVPDVLPATTGHHHLGSTSAPPSPRVKYPPDLSSSRLKLISMSPLLKQFPATSKSLPPPSPPGLSPRTLNPVFTRPFFGPTPTQQPSASEKILGPKKSDIPNNDQQPTNPAPQDETKKNEKIEVLRNTVLDSKKPSLQTIRAFRSMSETVDLEEPKTIDDTAPLLPNAVESKETPCKEKENGTTGKEEESRKVMLNQIKELLKQKSGFATRTKPSFPLVRRASSTASGRLEAVTKVLPRLLSLELFNPETDDLDSDSSGVSSPESVGSVISVISDERYAKKDNNKSECTESEVLDSSAENVSDPSDTTNEESSGYVADSKEDETRTATDSSSQCSRLLKAAANVASSLEDTVEAAIQKTHTRVSTEAQRGDTETSVNTENKKNRTEAVLDDQLPAVEDTWSEECRQHLIDFTERLNGNLMRSDKSRQGSEEKVDTNGSSQILDKKGDNKCEQPSMLSSEISKATKSSKYNDLSDTIAWLSNSNNGFPENTENVNGNNSGVEMHRSTSDDIMDFVMVSNTGEFIGEKENSEKNSAKPYVRSANSIESSDIGESIDNTISLSDGSHADSTGRLCSSMVSLLSNNAEYPKSYAEKRRLQIQRRSASEETPPRYPDNSKRSTDCLVTSTGSNATLSASSSQESLPSDRGGGAITYHQYYHVFREGELDQLINKYVENLHIISSYYDHASWCIVAEKVQVWTI, encoded by the exons ATGTCTGAAAGCGAGGGAGAGCACGTAGCTCGGTCGGTGGCCTTGGAGCAAGCCTACGTCCACGAAGTTTACGAACAATGCGCCGAAAAGACTGTCCAAAGTAGACACTGGCCACGGATCTATCAATTCCTCGAGGAACTGGAGCCTGGAGCCCTTGTGTGCGACATCG GTTGTGGCAACGGGAAGTACCTGAGCGTTAATCACAGCATCTTTAAGGTGGGAGTGGACCGGTGCAAGCGGTTCACGGATATCGCGCGTGAGAAGGAAAATGAG GTGCTAATTTGCGACAATTTGGCCCTACCGTTTCGAGATGGGAGCTTCGATGCGGTCCTGTCGATCGCGGTGGTGCACCATTTCGCCACCACGGAAAGGAGGGTCCACGCGCTGAAAGAACTCGCGCGAGTGCTCCGAATCGGTGGCCGATTAGTCATCTCCGTATGGGCTATGGAACAAAGACATAGGAAG TTCCAGTCTCAGGATGTCTTAGTCCCATGGCCCAAAGCATACTGCGCCAATTCGAAGAACAAGTCGAAATACTCGGGCACGTTGAACGTCAGTGACGTACATGCCACACACAACGCTCAAAA GGACAGCCAACGAAAATGCAAGAGCAAAGGCTATTGGATCGACCCGATATTCAGTCCATCGCCGTCGACCAGCAGCCTGTCCAGCCCGAACGAGACCTGCTACAGCTTTTTCCGTCGTGCTTTGCAG AAACTGGCTGGGGGCAGGCGTGGATCCGGGAACAGGCCCTGGTTCCTCGAGAGTTGGCAGAACGGCGGTGGTAAGAATCGGAAGGACTACGAGCAAGAGGAGCCGCCGGACGTGGACGAGCTGCCTATCGAGTTACGTCGAGTGGAGGATGTGAACGTGAGCCTGACCAAGCAGCCGGACTCGTTGAGTATAAAGTCGAAGAGCCTCGGTGACATCCTGGAGATCCAGCGGTTGGAAGATCTGGTGAGATCCAGATCGAGCATCCCGGGTTTGTGTTCCATGTTGACGTCAGATTTGAACCTGGACGGTGAATCGCGGACCTCGTCGTCGATGAGCGGATCGAAGCCGCGGCTGGTCAAACAGAAGTCTCATCTCGAAGACGCCGGTTTGGAAAATCCTGTTAACACTGCCATTCGAGAACTAAATAAGGACATTCCAGACTCTCAG GTAACACCCAGTCACTCGAAGCGAGGAAGCATCCTGAAGCAGAGCTCAATGAACGAGGAGCTGATGTCCACGGAACGGATGGAGGAGAAGGAGCGGGTCAAGCGGAACATAATGAAACAGGCGTCTTTGAACGAGGACCTGATATACAAAGGGAACACGTTCGAGGCTCTGCGCGAGTCGTTGTATTCGGGGAACGCGTCCAAGCGATTCCAGCGTCTTACGGACAAGATCAAACAGTCGACGAACATCGAGGTGTCAGGGATATCGATCAAGAACGGTTTCGTGAAGATCTTGCAAGGCTGGAAGTCGAGCGAGAGCGAGACGTCGCCAGCCGCCGATACACAGGACGACTCCAAGACGAAGGCCAACGACAAGGCTCAGCCTGCCGCAACCGTGAAGAAGGAGGTGGAGGGAATTGAGAGACGTTTGTCTAGAGAAGACGGCTCGGACTCGTCCAAGGACAGCAGTCTACAGAGCGACACGAGCGTCGACTCCGAGGACAGCTTCGCGTCCGTGATCTTCGTGCCAAAGCAGGACGTTGCGCCTGTGCCCGACGTTCTGCCGGCTACCACCGGTCATCATCACCTGGGCAGCACTTCGGCGCCCCCTTCCCCCCGCGTCAAATACCCGCCAGACCTCTCCAGCTCCAGACTCAAGCTCATCTCCATGTCTCCCCTGCTCAAACAGTTCCCGGCGACCAGTAAGTCTCTGCCCCCGCCTAGTCCTCCTGGACTATCACCTAGAACCTTGAATCCAGTGTTCACGAGACCATTCTTTGGCCCCACACCGACTCAGCAACCTTCAGCCAGCGAGAAAATACTCGGTCCGAAGAAATCGGACATCCCCAACAACGATCAGCAACCGACGAACCCGGCACCACAAGATGAGACGAAGAAGAACGAGAAGATCGAGGTCCTCAGGAACACCGTCTTGGATAGCAAGAAGCCCTCTTTGCAGACCATACGCGCGTTCAGATCCATGTCCGAGACCGTGGACCTGGAAGAACCAAAAACCATAGACGACACCGCTCCGTTGCTACCGAATGCGGTGGAATCGAAGGAAACGCCATGCAAGGAGAAAGAGAACGGGACTACCGGTAAAGAGGAGGAGAGTCGTAAGGTCATGTTGAATCAGATAAAGGAGTTGCTGAAACAGAAGTCAGGCTTCGCGACTAGGACCAAGCCCTCTTTTCCATTAGTTAGGCGAGCTTCGTCCACGGCTAGCGGTCGTCTGGAAGCTGTCACCAAGGTTTTGCCTCGGTTATTGTCGCTGGAGCTGTTCAATCCTGAGACCGATGATCTCGATAGCGACTCCAGCGGAGTGTCGTCGCCGGAGTCCGTGGGTTCGGTGATCAGCGTGATCTCGGATGAGAGGTACGCTAAAAAGGACAACAACAAGTCCGAATGCACGGAATCCGAGGTCCTGGACAGCTCGGCGGAGAACGTGTCCGATCCCAGCGACACAACCAACGAAGAATCGTCGGGATACGTGGCTGATTCGAAAGAGGACGAGACTAGAACAGCGACAGACTCGTCGTCGCAGTGTTCCAGGCTCCTGAAGGCTGCGGCTAACGTGGCCAGCTCCTTGGAGGACACGGTGGAGGCTGCAATACAGAAAACGCACACTCGAGTCAGCACTGAAGCACAACGAGGAGACACGGAGACGTCTGTCAACACTGAGAACAAGAAGAATCGGACCGAGGCTGTCTTGGACGACCAGTTACCAGCGGTGGAAGACACCTGGAGCGAGGAGTGCCGGCAACACTTGATAGACTTCACGGAGAGGCTGAACGGGAACCTAATGCGATCCGACAAGAGTCGTCAAGGGTCCGAAGAGAAAGTGGATACGAACGGCAGTAGTCAGATCCTGGACAAGAAGGGAGATAATAAATGCGAACAGCCGTCGATGTTGTCCTCGGAGATCTCGAAGGCTACCAAGTCTTCTAAATACAACGACCTGTCCGACACGATCGCCTGGCTGAGTAACTCGAACAACGGTTTCCCCGAGAACACCGAGAACGTAAACGGTAACAACAGCGGTGTCGAGATGCACAGGAGCACGTCGGACGACATCATGGACTTTGTGATGGTGTCGAACACCGGGGAGTTTATCGGTGAGAAGGAGAACTCCGAGAAGAACTCCGCGAAGCCTTATGTGAGGTCAGCGAACTCTATAGAGTCTAGCGACATAGGTGAGTCGATCGACAATACCATTAGCCTGAGCGACGGGAGCCACGCGGATTCGACCGGAAGACTGTGCAGCAGTATGGTCTCGCTGTTGTCGAACAACGCGGAGTACCCAAAATCGTACGCGGAGAAAAGGAGACTGCAGATACAGAGACGCTCGGCATCCGAGGAGACGCCGCCTAGGTACCCGGACAACAGCAAACGCAGCACGGACTGTCTGGTCACCAGCACAGGGAGCAACGCCACTCTCAGCGCCTCGTCGTCTCAGGAGTCCCTGCCGTCTGACCGAGGCGGCGGCGCCATAACTTATCATCAGTACTATCACGTGTTCAGGGAGGGCGAGCTGGACCAATTGATCAACAAGTACGTGGAGAACCTGCACATCATCTCGTCCTACTACGACCACGCGAGCTGGTGCATCGTCGCGGAGAAGGTGCAGGTCTGGACTATATGA
- the Fid gene encoding class I SAM-dependent methyltransferase fire dancer isoform X2, with translation MHIAKFQSQDVLVPWPKAYCANSKNKSKYSGTLNVSDVHATHNAQKDSQRKCKSKGYWIDPIFSPSPSTSSLSSPNETCYSFFRRALQKLAGGRRGSGNRPWFLESWQNGGGKNRKDYEQEEPPDVDELPIELRRVEDVNVSLTKQPDSLSIKSKSLGDILEIQRLEDLVRSRSSIPGLCSMLTSDLNLDGESRTSSSMSGSKPRLVKQKSHLEDAGLENPVNTAIRELNKDIPDSQVTPSHSKRGSILKQSSMNEELMSTERMEEKERVKRNIMKQASLNEDLIYKGNTFEALRESLYSGNASKRFQRLTDKIKQSTNIEVSGISIKNGFVKILQGWKSSESETSPAADTQDDSKTKANDKAQPAATVKKEVEGIERRLSREDGSDSSKDSSLQSDTSVDSEDSFASVIFVPKQDVAPVPDVLPATTGHHHLGSTSAPPSPRVKYPPDLSSSRLKLISMSPLLKQFPATSKSLPPPSPPGLSPRTLNPVFTRPFFGPTPTQQPSASEKILGPKKSDIPNNDQQPTNPAPQDETKKNEKIEVLRNTVLDSKKPSLQTIRAFRSMSETVDLEEPKTIDDTAPLLPNAVESKETPCKEKENGTTGKEEESRKVMLNQIKELLKQKSGFATRTKPSFPLVRRASSTASGRLEAVTKVLPRLLSLELFNPETDDLDSDSSGVSSPESVGSVISVISDERYAKKDNNKSECTESEVLDSSAENVSDPSDTTNEESSGYVADSKEDETRTATDSSSQCSRLLKAAANVASSLEDTVEAAIQKTHTRVSTEAQRGDTETSVNTENKKNRTEAVLDDQLPAVEDTWSEECRQHLIDFTERLNGNLMRSDKSRQGSEEKVDTNGSSQILDKKGDNKCEQPSMLSSEISKATKSSKYNDLSDTIAWLSNSNNGFPENTENVNGNNSGVEMHRSTSDDIMDFVMVSNTGEFIGEKENSEKNSAKPYVRSANSIESSDIGESIDNTISLSDGSHADSTGRLCSSMVSLLSNNAEYPKSYAEKRRLQIQRRSASEETPPRYPDNSKRSTDCLVTSTGSNATLSASSSQESLPSDRGGGAITYHQYYHVFREGELDQLINKYVENLHIISSYYDHASWCIVAEKVQVWTI, from the exons ATGCATATAGCCAAG TTCCAGTCTCAGGATGTCTTAGTCCCATGGCCCAAAGCATACTGCGCCAATTCGAAGAACAAGTCGAAATACTCGGGCACGTTGAACGTCAGTGACGTACATGCCACACACAACGCTCAAAA GGACAGCCAACGAAAATGCAAGAGCAAAGGCTATTGGATCGACCCGATATTCAGTCCATCGCCGTCGACCAGCAGCCTGTCCAGCCCGAACGAGACCTGCTACAGCTTTTTCCGTCGTGCTTTGCAG AAACTGGCTGGGGGCAGGCGTGGATCCGGGAACAGGCCCTGGTTCCTCGAGAGTTGGCAGAACGGCGGTGGTAAGAATCGGAAGGACTACGAGCAAGAGGAGCCGCCGGACGTGGACGAGCTGCCTATCGAGTTACGTCGAGTGGAGGATGTGAACGTGAGCCTGACCAAGCAGCCGGACTCGTTGAGTATAAAGTCGAAGAGCCTCGGTGACATCCTGGAGATCCAGCGGTTGGAAGATCTGGTGAGATCCAGATCGAGCATCCCGGGTTTGTGTTCCATGTTGACGTCAGATTTGAACCTGGACGGTGAATCGCGGACCTCGTCGTCGATGAGCGGATCGAAGCCGCGGCTGGTCAAACAGAAGTCTCATCTCGAAGACGCCGGTTTGGAAAATCCTGTTAACACTGCCATTCGAGAACTAAATAAGGACATTCCAGACTCTCAG GTAACACCCAGTCACTCGAAGCGAGGAAGCATCCTGAAGCAGAGCTCAATGAACGAGGAGCTGATGTCCACGGAACGGATGGAGGAGAAGGAGCGGGTCAAGCGGAACATAATGAAACAGGCGTCTTTGAACGAGGACCTGATATACAAAGGGAACACGTTCGAGGCTCTGCGCGAGTCGTTGTATTCGGGGAACGCGTCCAAGCGATTCCAGCGTCTTACGGACAAGATCAAACAGTCGACGAACATCGAGGTGTCAGGGATATCGATCAAGAACGGTTTCGTGAAGATCTTGCAAGGCTGGAAGTCGAGCGAGAGCGAGACGTCGCCAGCCGCCGATACACAGGACGACTCCAAGACGAAGGCCAACGACAAGGCTCAGCCTGCCGCAACCGTGAAGAAGGAGGTGGAGGGAATTGAGAGACGTTTGTCTAGAGAAGACGGCTCGGACTCGTCCAAGGACAGCAGTCTACAGAGCGACACGAGCGTCGACTCCGAGGACAGCTTCGCGTCCGTGATCTTCGTGCCAAAGCAGGACGTTGCGCCTGTGCCCGACGTTCTGCCGGCTACCACCGGTCATCATCACCTGGGCAGCACTTCGGCGCCCCCTTCCCCCCGCGTCAAATACCCGCCAGACCTCTCCAGCTCCAGACTCAAGCTCATCTCCATGTCTCCCCTGCTCAAACAGTTCCCGGCGACCAGTAAGTCTCTGCCCCCGCCTAGTCCTCCTGGACTATCACCTAGAACCTTGAATCCAGTGTTCACGAGACCATTCTTTGGCCCCACACCGACTCAGCAACCTTCAGCCAGCGAGAAAATACTCGGTCCGAAGAAATCGGACATCCCCAACAACGATCAGCAACCGACGAACCCGGCACCACAAGATGAGACGAAGAAGAACGAGAAGATCGAGGTCCTCAGGAACACCGTCTTGGATAGCAAGAAGCCCTCTTTGCAGACCATACGCGCGTTCAGATCCATGTCCGAGACCGTGGACCTGGAAGAACCAAAAACCATAGACGACACCGCTCCGTTGCTACCGAATGCGGTGGAATCGAAGGAAACGCCATGCAAGGAGAAAGAGAACGGGACTACCGGTAAAGAGGAGGAGAGTCGTAAGGTCATGTTGAATCAGATAAAGGAGTTGCTGAAACAGAAGTCAGGCTTCGCGACTAGGACCAAGCCCTCTTTTCCATTAGTTAGGCGAGCTTCGTCCACGGCTAGCGGTCGTCTGGAAGCTGTCACCAAGGTTTTGCCTCGGTTATTGTCGCTGGAGCTGTTCAATCCTGAGACCGATGATCTCGATAGCGACTCCAGCGGAGTGTCGTCGCCGGAGTCCGTGGGTTCGGTGATCAGCGTGATCTCGGATGAGAGGTACGCTAAAAAGGACAACAACAAGTCCGAATGCACGGAATCCGAGGTCCTGGACAGCTCGGCGGAGAACGTGTCCGATCCCAGCGACACAACCAACGAAGAATCGTCGGGATACGTGGCTGATTCGAAAGAGGACGAGACTAGAACAGCGACAGACTCGTCGTCGCAGTGTTCCAGGCTCCTGAAGGCTGCGGCTAACGTGGCCAGCTCCTTGGAGGACACGGTGGAGGCTGCAATACAGAAAACGCACACTCGAGTCAGCACTGAAGCACAACGAGGAGACACGGAGACGTCTGTCAACACTGAGAACAAGAAGAATCGGACCGAGGCTGTCTTGGACGACCAGTTACCAGCGGTGGAAGACACCTGGAGCGAGGAGTGCCGGCAACACTTGATAGACTTCACGGAGAGGCTGAACGGGAACCTAATGCGATCCGACAAGAGTCGTCAAGGGTCCGAAGAGAAAGTGGATACGAACGGCAGTAGTCAGATCCTGGACAAGAAGGGAGATAATAAATGCGAACAGCCGTCGATGTTGTCCTCGGAGATCTCGAAGGCTACCAAGTCTTCTAAATACAACGACCTGTCCGACACGATCGCCTGGCTGAGTAACTCGAACAACGGTTTCCCCGAGAACACCGAGAACGTAAACGGTAACAACAGCGGTGTCGAGATGCACAGGAGCACGTCGGACGACATCATGGACTTTGTGATGGTGTCGAACACCGGGGAGTTTATCGGTGAGAAGGAGAACTCCGAGAAGAACTCCGCGAAGCCTTATGTGAGGTCAGCGAACTCTATAGAGTCTAGCGACATAGGTGAGTCGATCGACAATACCATTAGCCTGAGCGACGGGAGCCACGCGGATTCGACCGGAAGACTGTGCAGCAGTATGGTCTCGCTGTTGTCGAACAACGCGGAGTACCCAAAATCGTACGCGGAGAAAAGGAGACTGCAGATACAGAGACGCTCGGCATCCGAGGAGACGCCGCCTAGGTACCCGGACAACAGCAAACGCAGCACGGACTGTCTGGTCACCAGCACAGGGAGCAACGCCACTCTCAGCGCCTCGTCGTCTCAGGAGTCCCTGCCGTCTGACCGAGGCGGCGGCGCCATAACTTATCATCAGTACTATCACGTGTTCAGGGAGGGCGAGCTGGACCAATTGATCAACAAGTACGTGGAGAACCTGCACATCATCTCGTCCTACTACGACCACGCGAGCTGGTGCATCGTCGCGGAGAAGGTGCAGGTCTGGACTATATGA
- the Vps2 gene encoding vacuolar protein sorting 2, with translation MEWLFGKRVTPEEMLRKNQRALNKAMRDLDRERMRMEQQEKKIIADIKKLAKDGQMDAVKIMAKDLVRTRRYVKKFMLMKANIQAVSLKIQTLRSQNTMAQAMKGVTRAMQNMNKQLNLPQIQKILHEFEKQSEIMDMKEEIMNDAIDDAMEDEGDEEESDAIVSQVLDELGLQVTDQLSGLPQASGSLNVTGTKQPVAAATGNDDAGNLDADADLQARLENLRRE, from the exons ATGGAGTGGTTGTTTGGAAAACGAGTTACTCCCGAGGAGATGCTCAGAAAGAATCAGAGAGCCTTGAATAAGGCGATGAGAGACCTTGATAGAGAAAGAATGAGAATGGAACAGCAAGAGAAGAAAATTATAGCCGATATAAAGAAGCTGGCTAAAGATGGACAAATG GATGCTGTAAAAATCATGGCGAAAGATCTCGTGAGAACTAGACGTTATGTGAAGAAGTTCATGTTAATGAAAGCAAATATTCAAGCAGTCTCGTTGAAGATACAGACATTACGCTCGCAGAATACAATGGCACAGGCAATGAAGGGTGTTACTAGAGCAATGCAGAATATGAACAA GCAACTAAATCTTCCTCAAATTCAGAAAATATTGCATGAGTTTGAGAAGCAGTCAGAAATAATGGATATGAAAGAAGAAATTATGAATGACGCAATAGATGATGCAATGGAGGATGAGGGAGACGAAGAAGAAAG CGATGCCATTGTATCACAAGTTCTCGACGAACTGGGTCTACAAGTAACAGACCAGTTGTCTGGTTTACCACAGGCATCGGGTTCGCTAAATGTAACAGGCACAAAGCAACCAGTTGCGGCAGCTACTGGAAACGATGATGCCGGGAACCTTGATGCAGATGCTGATTTGCAGGCTCGACTGGAAAACCTACGACGCGAATAA
- the Top3beta gene encoding DNA topoisomerase 3-beta → MKTAFMVAEKPSLAASLANILSNGRCTTRKGLNGSCSVHEWIGQFRSETVNFKMTSVCGHIMNLDFIGKYNHWDKVDPAELFTCPTEKKEAAPRLKIPHFLAKEGSHCDYLILWLDCDKEGENICFEVISAVQQGTSRKLNPNDIWRARFSAITEKDIKAAMGNLIKPNENEAKSVDARQDLDLRIGCAFTRFQTKFFQGKYGDLDVSLISYGPCQTPTLGFCVQRHDEIQTFKPDPYWVPQVTVKSSDGQDIVLSWSRVRSFDKEVANVFLSHIKEFEQAIVISVDSVEKTKSRPIALNTVELMRVASSGLGMGPHHAMQIAERLYIQGYISYPRTETTVYPENFDLVGTLKQQQNASDWGDQVRKILATGINRPKKGHNAGDHPPITPMKHASRSELDGDLWRLYDYITRHFIATLAPDCKYLSTTARFEIGMETFTTTGHSLLDPGYTSILTWQALGSNDTLPKFIPGERVNIQETKMLECYTQPPDYLTEAELISLMEKHGIGTDASIPVHINNICMRNYVNVTGGRKLIPTSLGIVLVHGYQKIDPDLVLPTMRSAVEEQLNLIAQGRADYYAVLQHTVEIFRQKFKYFVHNIEAMDQLFEVSFSPLSASGKAHSRCGKCRRYMKYIQTKPSRMHCVHCNETYNLPQNGNIRIYKELKCPLDDFELLSWSTGARGKSYTFCPYCYNNPPFRDMKKGMSGCNSCTHPTCPHGMNSNGLSSCLECDSGILVLDPSAAPKWKLGCNRCDVIIHLFENAHKVMVDTDVCDCGAQLVTVEYKQEKTKLPNEATEMSGCVFCTPAFVSLVEKHRAIASKPVTTRSRGHAKGRSRGKPRPPKDKMAQLAAYFV, encoded by the exons atgaagacGGCTTTTATGGTCGCTGAAAAACCTTCTTTGGCAGCTTCGCTCGCCAACATTTTAAGTAATGGGCGATGCACTACTAGAAAAG GTTTAAATGGATCATGTTCggtacacgaatggataggtcAATTTAGGTCCGAAACAGTGAACTTCAAAATGACATCAGTCTGTGGTCACATTATGAATTTGGATTTTATTGGAAAATACAATCACTGGGACAAAGTGGATCCT GCAGAGTTATTTACGTGTCCAACCGAAAAGAAGGAGGCAGCTCCTAGATTGAAAATTCCTCATTTCCTTGCCAAGGAAGGATCTCACTgtgattatttaatattatggcTGGATTGTGACAAAGAAGGTGAAAATATCTGTTTTGAAGTTATCTCTGCAGTGCAACAGGGCACGAGTAGAAAATTGAATCCAAAT GACATTTGGCGAGCAAGATTTTCTGCTATCACAGAGAAAGATATTAAAGCTGCAATGGGCAACTTGATAAAGCCAAATGAAAACGAGGCTAAAAGTGTTGATGCCAGACAAGACTTAGATTTGCGAATTGGTTGCGCTTTCACAAGGTTCCAGACAAAATTTTTTCAG gGAAAATATGGAGATCTAGATGTATCGCTCATTTCTTACGGCCCCTGTCAAACGCCAACGCTAGGATTTTGTGTACAGAGGCATGATGAAATTCAAACTTTCAAGCCTGACCCATACTGGGTCCCACAG GTTACAGTAAAGTCTTCTGATGGTCAAGATATTGTCTTAAGTTGGAGTCGCGTGCGATCCTTTGACAAAGAAGTAGCAAATGTATTTCTCAGCCATATTAAGGAGTTTGAACAAGCAAT CGTCATAAGCGTGGATAGCGTGGAGAAAACAAAATCGCGTCCAATTGCGTTAAATACAGTAGAATTAATGAGGGTAGCGAGTTCAGGGTTGGGAATGGGCCCGCATCATGCTATGCAAATCGCGGAACGTCTCTACATACAAGGTTACATAAGTTACCCTCGAACGGAGACAACTGTGTACCCAGAGAATTTTGATTTAGT TGGAACGCTGAAGCAGCAACAGAATGCTTCAGACTGGGGGGATCAAGTTCGTAAAATCTTAGCGACCGGTATCAATAGGCCAAAGAAAGGACACAACGCTGGGGACCATCCTCCTATCACTCCGATGAAACACGCTTCCAGGAGCGAACTCGATGGGGATTTGTGGAGACTGTACGATTACATAACCCGACATTTTATTGCTACC TTAGCTccagattgtaaatatttaagcACCACAGCAAGATTCGAAATAGGGATGGAAACTTTTACCACAACTGGTCACAGTTTGTTGGATCCCGGTTACACCAGCATTCTCACCTGGCAGGCACTTGGTAGCAACGATACGTTGCCCAAGTTTATACCTGGTGAAAGAGTCAATATACAAGAG ACAAAGATGCTGGAATGTTACACACAACCGCCCGATTATTTGACGGAAGCCGAATTGATCTCCTTGATGGAGAAGCACGGGATAGGAACCGACGCTTCAATTCCAGTACATATAAATAACATATGTATGCGAAATTATGTGAACGTTACAGGCGGTAGAAAATTGATTCCTACGTCGTTAGGAATCGTGTTGGTCCACGGTTATCAAAAG ATAGACCCTGACTTGGTGTTGCCTACAATGAGATCAGCGGTCGAAGAACAATTGAATTTGATAGCTCAGGGACGAGCAGATTACTATGCTGTATTACAGCACACAGTAGAAATATTTAGACAAAAGTTCAAGTACTTTGTACACAATATAGAAGCGATGGACCAATTATTCGAAGTCTCGTTTTCACCGCTCTCTGCATCTGGAAAAGCTCACTCCAG GTGTGGAAAATGTCGACGTTACATGAAGTATATACAAACAAAGCCGTCGAGAATGCACTGCGTGcattgcaacgagacgtacaATCTTCCACAAAACGGAAACATTAGAATTTATAAGGAACTGAAATGTCCTTTGGACGATTTCGAATTGCTCTCCTGGTCCACCGGAGCCCGGGGAAAGAGCTACACTTTCTGTCCATATTGTTATAACAATCCGCCATTTAG GGATATGAAGAAAGGAATGAGCGGTTGTAATTCATGCACACATCCAACCTGCCCACACGGTATGAACTCGAACGGTTTGTCGAGTTGTCTCGAATGCGATTCGGGTATACTCGTGCTCGATCCTTCGGCTGCACCGAAATGGAAATTGGGCTGCAACCGTTGCGAcgttattattcatttattcgaAAATGCCCATAAAGTAATGGTCGACACCGATGTGTGCGACTGTGGCGCTCAGTTAGTCACTGTGGAATATAAACAG